The Sesamum indicum cultivar Zhongzhi No. 13 linkage group LG2, S_indicum_v1.0, whole genome shotgun sequence genome contains a region encoding:
- the LOC110013295 gene encoding DExH-box ATP-dependent RNA helicase DExH12-like, producing the protein MRYIASQLENKIRIVALSTSLANAKDLGEWIGATSHGLFNFPPGVRPVPLEIHIQGIDIANFEARMQAMTKPTYTAIVQHAKNGKPAIVFVPTRKHARLTAVDLMTYSSVDSEQKPLFLLKSAEELEPFVANIKEPMLKETIQFGVGYLHEGLSSTDQDIVKTLFETGWIQVCVMSSSMCWGVPLSAHLVVVMGTQYYDGRENAHTDYPVTDLLQMMGHASRPLVDNSGKCVILCHAPRKEYYKKFLYEAFPVESHLHHYLHDNLNAEVVVGVIQNKQDAVDYLTWTFMYRRLTQNPNYYNLQGVSHRHLSDHLSELVENTISDLEASKCVAIEDEFLLSPLNLGMIASYYYISYTTIERFSSSLTSKTKLKGLLEILASASEYEQLPIRPGEDELIRRLINHQRFSFENPKYTDPNVKANALLQAHFSRQTIGGNLASDQQEVLIYASRLLQAMVDVISSNGWLNLALLAMEVSQMVTQGMWERDSMLLQLPHFTKELAKRCQENPGKSIETVFDLVEMEDDERRDLLQMSDSQLMDIARFCNRFPNIDLTYEVLDSDNVGAGEDVSVHVSLERDLEGRIEVGPVDAPRYPKSKEEGWWLVVGDTKTNQLLAIKRVALQRKSRVKLDFTAPAEPGKKTYTLYFMCDSYLGCDQEYSFTVDVKEAANMEEDS; encoded by the coding sequence ATGCGGTACATTGCTAGTCAGCTGGAGAACAAAATCCGCATTGTCGCACTGTCAACTTCTCTTGCGAATGCCAAGGATTTGGGGGAATGGATTGGTGCCACATCTCATGGTCttttcaattttcctcctGGCGTTAGGCCGGTGCCTCTGGAAATTCACATTCAGGGTATTGACATTGCTAATTTTGAAGCCAGGATGCAAGCTATGACAAAACCTACTTACACTGCAATTGTGCAGCATGCTAAGAATGGAAAACCTGCAATTGTGTTTGTTCCCACCAGAAAGCATGCCCGTCTCACTGCTGTGGATCTGATGACATATTCGAGTGTGGACAGTGAGCAAAAACCCTTGTTCCTATTAAAGTCTGCAGAAGAGCTGGAGCCATTTGTTGCCAACATCAAGGAACCTATGTTGAAGGAGACAATTCAATTTGGTGTCGGTTATTTGCATGAGGGTCTAAGCAGTACAGATCAGGATATAGTGAAAACACTTTTTGAAACAGGGTGGATTCAAGTCTGTGTAATGAGCAGCTCGATGTGTTGGGGAGTCCCACTGTCTGCGCATCTGGTAGTGGTTATGGGTACACAGTATTATGATGGCAGGGAAAATGCTCACACTGATTATCCTGTCACTGATTTGTTGCAGATGATGGGTCATGCCAGTCGACCTCTTGTAGACAACTCTGGAAAATGTGTCATCCTTTGTCATGCACCACGTAAAGAATATTATAAGAAGTTTCTGTATGAAGCCTTCCCAGTGGAAAGCCATTTACATCATTATCTGCATGATAATCTAAATGCGGAGGTGGTTGTGGGAGTCATACAAAACAAGCAGGATGCAGTAGACTACCTAACTTGGACATTTATGTACAGAAGACTCACGCAGAATCCGAACTATTATAATCTTCAGGGTGTCAGTCACAGGCATCTTTCTGATCATCTCTCGGAGCTCGTGGAGAACACTATCAGTGATCTGGAAGCAAGTAAATGTGTGGCTATTGAGGATGAATTTTTGTTGTCACCTCTGAATCTTGGCATGATTGCCTCATATTATTACATCAGTTACACCACAATCGAGCGTTTTAGTTCTTCTCTGACTTCTAAAACAAAGTTGAAGGGTCTTTTGGAAATTTTGGCCTCAGCTTCAGAGTATGAACAGCTTCCAATAAGACCTGGTGAAGACGAGTTGATACGTAGGTTAATCAATCACCAGCGCTTCTCCTTTGAGAACCCAAAGTACACGGATCCAAACGTGAAGGCAAATGCTCTATTACAAGCTCATTTCTCTAGGCAAACGATAGGTGGAAACTTGGCTTCTGACCAACAAGAGGTGCTAATTTATGCAAGCAGACTGCTTCAGGCCATGGTTGATGTTATTTCAAGCAATGGATGGCTTAACCTGGCCCTCCTTGCCATGGAAGTGAGTCAGATGGTAACCCAAGGAATGTGGGAACGCGACTCTATGCTCCTCCAACTGCCTCACTTCACAAAGGAATTGGCCAAGAGGTGCCAGGAAAATCCTGGGAAAAGTATTGAGACAGTCTTTGATCTGGTGGAGATGGAGGATGATGAAAGGCGAGACCTCCTGCAAATGTCAGACTCACAGTTGATGGATATTGCTCGATTTTGTAATCGTTTTCCAAACATTGATTTAACTTATGAGGTTCTGGATAGTGATAATGTGGGAGCTGGAGAAGATGTTAGTGTGCATGTGAGTCTTGAACGAGATCTTGAAGGAAGGATAGAAGTTGGACCTGTGGATGCACCTAGATATCCTAAATCAAAAGAAGAAGGGTGGTGGCTGGTGGTTGGTGATactaaaactaatcaattgCTTGCTATCAAAAGAGTTGCTCTTCAGAGGAAGTCCAGGGTGAAACTTGACTTCACTGCCCCTGCAGAACCTGGAAAGAAGACATACACACTGTATTTCATGTGTGATTCTTATCTAGGGTGTGATCAGGAGTATAGCTTCACTGTGGATGTGAAGGAGGCAGCAAATATGGAAGAGGATAGTTGA
- the LOC105178217 gene encoding pyrophosphate--fructose 6-phosphate 1-phosphotransferase subunit alpha has product MDSDFGVARELSHLQNLRSQYQPQLPPCLQGTTVSVEFGDATTAPDPSDTHTISRFFPHTYGQPLAHFLRATAKVPNAQVITEYPAVRVGVVFCGRQSPGGHNVIWGLLDALKVHNPESTLLGFLGGSEGLFAQKTLEITDDILRTYKNQGGYDLLGRTKDQIRTTEQVNAALSACTTLKLDALVIIGGVTSNTDAAQLAETFAERKCPTKVVGIPVTLNGDLKNQFVETNVGFDTICKVNSQLISNVCTDALSAEKYYYFIRLMGRKASHVALECTLQSHPNMVILAEEVAASKLTLFDITKQICDAVQTRAGQDKHHGVILLPEGLIESIPEVYALLQEIHRLLREGVSADSISAQLSPWSSALFEFLPPFIRKQLLLHPESDDSAQLSQIETEKLLAHLVEAEMNKRLKKGTYKGKKFNAICHFFGYQARGSLPSKFDCDYAYVLGHIGYHILAAGLNGYMATVNNLKNPVNKWRCGAAPITAMLTVKHYGHGNGALTIGKPALYPATVDLNGRAYELLRQNATKFLMDDLYRNPGPLQFDGPGADAKVVTLCLEDHDYMGRIQKLQEYLDKVRSIVKPGCSQDVLKAALSAMASVTDILSVMSSPMSPSKNVYPVLTATPRF; this is encoded by the exons ATGGATTCAGATTTCGGGGTAGCAAGAGAACTTTCTCATCTGCAAAACCTCCGCTCTCAGTACCAACCCCAACTCCCCCCTTGCCTTCAG GGAACTACAGTCAGTGTAGAGTTTGGCGATGCAACCACAGCTCCTGACCCCTCAGACACCCACACCATAAGTAGGTTTTTTCCTCACACTTATGGTCAACCTCTGGCACATTTCCTGAGGGCGACCGCTAAGGTTCCTAATGCTCAAGTAATTACTGAGTATCCTGCCGTTAG GGTGGGAGTCGTTTTCTGTGGTAGACAATCACCTGGAGGACATAATGTTATTTGGGGTCTTCTTGATGCTCTAAAAGTTCATAACCCCGAAAGTACTTTGCTTGGATTCTTGG GTGGTTCTGAAGGTTTATTTGCACAAAAAACTTTAGAGATTACTGATGACATTCTTCGGACCTACAAGAATCAAG GTGGTTATGATTTGCTTGGACGGACAAAAGATCAAATTAGAACAACGGAGCAAGTCAATGCAGCACTTAGTGCGTGCACAACGCTGAAGTTGGATGCTCTTGTTATAATTGGAG GTGTGACATCAAACACAGATGCTGCCCAACTTGCAGAAACTTTTGCAGAAAGAAAGTGCCCCACAAAG GTCGTTGGTATTCCTGTTACTTTAAATGGAGATCTTAAAAACCAGTTTGTTGAGACAAATGTGGGTTTTGACACAATATGTAAG GTTAATTCCCAGTTGATTAGCAATGTCTGTACTGATGCACTGTCGGCAGAGAAG TATTATTACTTTATCCGACTCATGGGTCGGAAGGCATCTCATGTTGCTTTAGAGTGCACTCTCCAGTCCCATCCCAATATG GTTATTCTTGCCGAAGAAGTGGCTGCATCCAAGCTTACACTTTTTGACATCACAAAACAAATTTGTGATGCAGTTCAAACCAGAGCAGGGCAAG ACAAGCACCATGGTGTCATCCTGTTGCCAGAGGGCCTTATAGAAAGCATTCCTGAAGTCTATGCTCTATTGCAG GAAATTCATCGGTTGCTCAGAGAAGGTGTCTCTGCCGATAGCATATCAGCTCAACTGTCACCTTGGTCATCTGCGTTGTTTGAGTTCCTGCCACCATTCATAAGAAAACAG CTCCTTCTCCACCCAGAATCAGATGACTCTGCACAGCTGTCTCAg ATTGAGACAGAAAAGCTCCTAGCTCATCTCGTGGAAGCAGAAATGAACAAACGATTG AAAAAAGGAACCTACAAGGGAAAGAAATTCAATGCCATTTGCCATTTCTTCGGTTATCAAGCTCGGGGATCATTGCCATCTAAATTTGATTGTGATTATGCCTAT GTTCTTGGTCATATCGGCTATCACATACTCGCAGCCGGTTTGAATGGTTACATGGCAACTGTAAATAACTTGAAGAATCCTGTAAACAAGTGGCGTTGTGGTGCTGCTCCTATCACA GCCATGCTGACTGTTAAGCATTATGGTCATGGTAATGGAGCTTTGACCATTGGAAAACCAGCTCTGTATCCAGCAACTGTTGATCTGAATGGAAGGGCCTATGA GTTGCTGAGACAAAATGCCACCAAGTTTTTGATGGATGATCTTTATAGAAACCCTGGACCCCTTCAGTTTGATGGCCCTGGTGCAGATGCAAAGGTTGTAACTCTTTGTCTTGAGGACCATGATTACATGGGTCGCATCCAAAAGTTGCAGGAATACCTCGACAAG GTGCGTTCCATAGTGAAGCCAGGATGTTCCCAAGATGTTCTTAAAGCTGCTTTGAGTGCCATGGCTTCTGTGACTGACATTCTCTCAGTGATGTCCTCACCTATGAGTCCTTCTAAAAATGTGTACCCAGTTCTGACAGCCACACCTCGTTTTTGA
- the LOC105178188 gene encoding DExH-box ATP-dependent RNA helicase DExH12 (The sequence of the model RefSeq protein was modified relative to this genomic sequence to represent the inferred CDS: added 249 bases not found in genome assembly) — protein sequence MAHPGGGAEAHARFKQYEYRANSSLVLTTDSRPRDTHEPTGEPESLWGKIDPKSFGDRAYRDKPPELEEKLKKSKKKKDREAVFDAAPPRSKKRRLQEESVLTSSDEGVYQPKTKETRAAYEAMLSVIQQQLGGQPLNIVSGAADEILAVLKNETIKNPDKKKEIEKLLNPIPNHTFDQLVSIGRLITDYHDGGDAGDAAVNGDDGLDDDVGVAVEFEENEEEEEESDLDMVPEDEEDDDDVAEVDGSGAMQMGGGIDDDEEQEANEGMTLNVQDIDAYWLQRKISQAYDQNIDPQQSQKLAEEVLKILAEGDDREVETKLLVHLQFDKFSLIKYLLRNRLKVVWCTRLARAEDQEKRKEIEEEMMGLGPDHAAILEQLHATRATAKERQKHLEKSIREEARRLKDETGGDGDRERRELVDRDADGGWLKGQRQLLDLESLAFHQGGLLMANKKCELPVGSYRNHRKGYEEVHVPALKPVPLASGEKLVKISDMPDWAQPAFKGMSQLNRVQSKVYETALFSAENILLCAPTGAGKTNVAMLTILQQIALNMNEDGSINHSNYKIVYVAPMKALVAEVVGNLSNRLEQYGVKVKELSGDQTLTRQQIEETQIIVTTPEKWDIITRKSGDRTYTQLVKLLIIDEIHLLHDNRGPVLESIIARTVRQIETTKEHIRLVGLSATLPNYEDVAIFLRVKLDKGLFHFDNSYRPVPLAQQYIGITVKKPLQRFQLMNDVCYEKVIGVAGKHQVLIFVHSRKETTKTARAIRDTALANDTLGKFLKEDSASREILQSHTELVKSSDLKDLLPYGFAIHHAGMVRADRQIVEELFADGHVQVLVSTATLAWGVNLPAHTVIIKGTQIYNPEKGAWTELSPLDVMQMLGRAGRPQYDTYGEGIIITGHSELQYYLSLMNQQLPIESQFISKLADQLNAEIVLGTVQNAKEACKWLLYTYLCVRMVRNPTLYGLAPDVLKRDETLEERRADLIHSAATILDKNNLVKYDRKSGYFQVTDLGRIASYYYITHGTISTYNEHLKPTMGDIELCRLFSLSEEFKYVTVRQDEKMELAKLLDRVPIPIKESLEEPSAKINVLLQAYISQLKLEGLSLTSDMVFITQSAGRLMRALFEIVLKRGWAQLAEKALKLCKMIGKRMWSVQTPLRQFHGIPNEILMKLEKKDLAWERYYDLSSQEIGELIRFPKMGRTLHKFIHQFPKLNLSAHVQPITRSVLRVELTITPDFQWDDKVHGYVEPFWIIVEDNDGEYILHHEYFMLKKQYIDEDHTLNFTIPIYEPLPPQYFINVVSDRWLGAQTVLPVSFRHLILPEKYPPPTELLDLQPLPVTALRNPAYEALYQQFKHFNPVQTQVFTILYNSDDNVLVAAPTGSGKTICAEFAILRNHQKGPDSVMRAVYIAPVEALAKEQYLDWKKKFGEGLGMRVVELTGETATDLKLLEKGQIIISTPEKWDALSRRWKQRKHVQQVSLFIIDELHLIGGQGGPILEIIVSRMRYIASQLENRIRIVALSTSLANAKDLGEWIGATSHGLFNFPPGV from the exons ATGGCTCACCCTGGTGGTGGTGCAGAGGCCCATGCTCGGTTCAAGCAGTACGAGTATAGAGCTAACTCGAGCCTTGTCCTCACCACTGACTCTCGCCCTCGCGACACCCATGAGCCTACTGGTGAACCAGAATCCCTTTGGGGGAAGATTGACCCAAAATCCTTTGGGGACCGAGCTTATAGGGATAAACCCCCTGAATTGGAGGAGAAGCTCAAGAAgtccaagaagaagaaggaccGGGAGGCTGTTTTTGATGCTGCTCCTCCTAGGAGCAAAAAGAGGCGCCTTCAGGAAGAAAGTGTCCTCACTTCTTCGGATGAAGGTGTTTATCAGCCCAAGACTAAGGAGACAAGGGCTGCTTATGAAGCCATGCTCAGTGTTATTCAGCAACAGTTGGGTGGGCAGCCTCTCAATATTGTAAGCGGTGCTGCTGATGAGATTTTGGCCGTCCTCAAGAATGAAACCATCAAGAATCCTGATAAGAAGAAGGAGATTGAGAAGTTGTTGAATCCCATTCCCAACCATACTTTTGACCAGCTGGTATCAATTGGGAGGCTTATCACTGATTATCATGATGGTGGTGATGCTGGCGATGCTGCTGTTAATGGAGATGATGGccttgatgatgatgttggTGTTGCTGTTGAGTTTGAGGAAaatgaagaggaagaggaagagagtGATCTGGATATGGTACCTGAGGACgaagaggatgatgatgatgtggcAGAAGTGGATGGTTCTGGGGCTATGCAGATGGGTGGTggaattgatgatgatgaggagcAGGAAGCCAACGAGGGAATGACCTTGAATGTTCAGGATATTGATGCGTATTGGCTTCAAAGGAAGATCTCGCAGGCTTATGACCAGAATATTGATCCGCAGCAGAGTCAGAAGCTTGCAGAAGAGGTCCTGAAAATTCTTGCTGAAGGTGATGACCGTGAAGTTGAGACCAAGCTGTTGGTTCATCTGCAGTTTGATAAGTTTAGtcttatcaaatatttattgcGGAACAGGTTGAAAGTAGTATGGTGTACCCGCCTGGCAAGAGCTGAAGACCaggagaagagaaaagagatTGAAGAGGAAATGATGGGGTTAGGACCTGATCATGCTGCAATCCTGGAGCAATTGCATGCCACTCGAGCTACTGCAAAGGAGAGGCAGAAGCACTTGGAGAAAAGCATTAGGGAGGAGGCTCGGCGACTGAAGGATGAAACTGGTGGAGATGGTGATCGCGAGCGTCGCGAGCTAGTTGATAGAGATGCTGATGGTGGTTGGTTGAAGGGTCAGCGACAACTGCTTGACCTTGAGAGCCTTGCCTTTCACCAAGGTGGCTTGTTAATGGCAAACAAAAAATGTGAGCTTCCTGTGGGTTCTTATAGAAATCATAGGAAGGGTTACGAAGAAGTTCATGTGCCAGCTCTGAAGCCAGTGCCATTGGCTTCTGGAGAAAAACTTGTGAAGATCTCTGACATGCCTGACTGGGCACAACCAGCTTTCAAAGGAATGAGCCAGTTGAACAGGGTCCAGAGTAAAGTTTATGAGACCGCACTATTCAGTGCagaaaatatcttattatgTGCTCCTACTGGGGCTGGGAAAACAAATGTTGCGATGCTTACGATACTTCAGCAGATTGCTTTGAATATGAATGAAGATGGGTCAATTAATCACAGCAATTATAAGATTGTATATGTTGCGCCTATGAAGGCTCTGGTTGCTGAGGTGGTGGGCAACCTTTCTAATCGTCTGGAGCAATATGGTGTCAAGGTTAAAGAGCTGAGTGGAGATCAAACGTTGACTCGTCAGCAGATTGAAGAGACTCAAATTATAGTAACAACCCCTGAGAAGTGGGACATCATTACCAGAAAATCAGGTGACCGAACATATACACAGCTTGTAAAACTTCTCATTATTGATGAAATCCATCTTCTGCATGATAATAGAGGTCCTGTACTTGAAAGTATTATTGCAAGAACTGTTAGGCAAATTGAAACCACAAAAGAGCACATTCGGCTGGTTGGCTTGTCTGCTACACTTCCAAACTATGAAGATGTGGCAATATTTTTGCGGGTTAAATTAGACAAGGGGCTCTTCCATTTTGATAATAGCTACAGGCCTGTTCCTCTGGCTCAGCAGTACATTGGGATTACAGTAAAGAAGCCATTACAGAGATTTCAGTTGATGAATGATGTGTGTTACGAGAAGGTTATTGGTGTTGCTGGAAAACATCAAGTGCTGATCTTTGTGCACTCCAGGAAGGAGACGACCAAGACAGCTCGTGCAATTCGTGATACTGCTCTTGCTAATGACACTCTTGGTAAATTCTTGAAGGAGGATAGTGCAAGCCGTGAAATTCTTCAGAGTCACACCGAGCTGGTGAAGAGCAGTGATCTCAAGGACCTACTGCCATATGGTTTTGCAATTCATCATGCTGGGATGGTTAGAGCTGACCGGCAAATTGTTGAGGAGCTTTTTGCAGATGGCCACGTGCAAGTCTTGGTTTCTACTGCAACTCTGGCCTGGGGTGTCAATTTGCCTGCTCATACTGTTATTATTAAAGGTACTCAAATATACAATCCAGAGAAAGGAGCATGGACCGAGTTAAGCCCTCTAGATGTCATGCAGATGCTTGGTCGTGCTGGAAGGCCTCAGTATGACACCTATGGTGAAGGCATAATTATAACAGGACATAGTGAATTGCAATATTATCTATCTTTAATGAATCAGCAGCTTCCGATTGAAAGTCAGTTTATCTCGAAATTGGCTGATCAGCTGAATGCAGAAATCGTCCTAGGAACTGTGCAGAATGCTAAGGAAGCGTGCAAATGGCTCTTATACACTTACCTTTGTGTTCGCATGGTGCGGAATCCTACCCTCTATGGTTTGGCACCTGATGTTCTGAAACGAGATGAAACTTTGGAGGAAAGAAGAGCTGATCTG ATCCATTCAGCTGCTACAATATTGGATAAGAATAACCTGGTGAAGTATGATAGGAAAAGTGGATATTTCCAGGTCACTGACTTGGGCCGCATTGCTAGCTATTACTATATAACTCATGGGACAATATCAACATACAATGAGCATTTAAAGCCAACAATGGGTGATATCGAGCTTTGTCGTCTGTTCTCCCTTAGTGAAGAGTTCAAATACGTAACTGTGAGACAGGATGAGAAGATGGAATTAGCCAAGCTTTTAGACCGCGTTCCAATACCAATCAAGGAGAGTCTGGAGGAACCTAGTGCAAAAATTAACGTTTTACTTCAAGCGTATATTTCACAGTTGAAGCTTGAAGGACTGTCATTAACATCTGACATGGTTTTTATTACTCAG AGTGCTGGACGTCTAATGCGTGCTCTATTTGAGATAGTTCTGAAGAGGGGATGGGCCCAATTGGCCGAGAAGGCTTTGAAACTATGCAAAATGATAGGCAAGAGGATGTGGAGCGTGCAGACACCGCTCCGTCAATTTCATGGTAttccaaatgaaattttgatgaAGTTGGAAAAGAAAGATCTGGCCTGGGAAAGGTACTATGATCTCTCTTCGCAGGAGATTGGTGAACTCATTCGTTTTCCTAAGATGGGAAGAACACtccataaatttattcatCAGTTCCCTAAGCTAAACCTGAGTGCCCACGTTCAACCAATTACTCGCTCTGTTTTGAGGGTTGAACTGACCATTACCCCTGATTTCCAGTGGGATGACAAAGTCCATGGGTACGTTGAGCCGTTTTGGATCATTGTTGAGGATAATGATGGCGAATATATTCTTCATCATGAATATTTCATGCTGAAGAAACAGTATATTGATGAGGACCATACTCTGAATTTCACCATACCCATATATGAACCGCTACCTCCTCAGTACTTCATTAATGTTGTGTCTGATAGATGGCTAGGGGCTCAGACTGTTCTTCCAGTTTCTTTCAGGCACCTCATTTTGCCTGAGAAGTATCCACCTCCAACAGAGTTGCTGGATTTGCAGCCCCTTCCTGTGACAGCACTGCGGAACCCGGCATATGAAGCCCTTTATCAACAATTCAAGCATTTCAATCCTGTCCAGACCCAGGTCTTTACCATCTTGTATAACTCAGATGACAATGTTTTGGTTGCTGCGCCGACTGGTAGTGGGAAGACCATATGTGCTGAGTTTGCCATTCTAAGAAATCATCAAAAAGGACCTGATAGTGTCATGCGGGCTGTGTATATTGCTCCTGTTGAAGCTCTTGCAAAGGAACAGTATCTTgattggaagaaaaaatttgGAGAGGGTCTTGGAATGAGAGTGGTTGAATTGACAGGGGAGACTGCAACCGACTTGAAGCTTCTTGAGAAAGGTCAAATAATTATCAGCACCCCTGAGAAATGGGATGCTTT
- the LOC105178204 gene encoding pentatricopeptide repeat-containing protein At1g25360 produces MKNAAPNSFYSHQYFRRTADISATANQYAAKLQLCFQRGPPVYALAPAVHAHMIASGFIPRGHILNRLIDFYCKSSNFNYAKRLFDEIPQPDVVARTTLIAAYSASGKPKMAREIFDKTPLRIRDTVCYNSMITCYSHNNDGHAAIRLFNEMRQKGFRPDNFTYTSVLGALALVADHERHCQQLHCAVVKSGAASITSVVNALISLYVKCALSPFSSSSSLMASARELFDEMLEKDELSWTTIITGYVKNEDLDAAREVFDGMDEKLVVAWNAMISGYVQKGMVFAVFEMFRKMHSLGIKHDDFTYTNVLSACADAELFLHGKQVHAYILRTEAKPARDFMISVNNALITLYWKCGKIDQARSIFDSICTKDLISWNAILSAYVSAGRIHEARSIFDQMSEKNMLSWTVMISGLAQHGLGEEALKFFNKMKSSGLEPCDYAFSGAITSCAVLAALEQGRQLHAQLIRLGFDSSLSAGNALITMYSRCGVLDAARNVFLTMPCLDSVSWNAMIAAFGQHGHGAEALEHFEYMLEEQILPDRITFLTVLSACSHAGLVEEGQNYFNSMEKVYGITPGEDHYARLIDLLCRAGKLMEAKNVTQTMPFQPGAPIWEALLAGCRLHGDMDLGVYAAEQLFEMIPQHDGTYILLANMFASAGRWGEVAMVRKFMRDRGVKKEPGCSWLEVENKVHVFLVDDTVHPEVQAVYSYLKELVLKLRKLGYVPDTKYVLHDMESEQKEHALSTHSEKLAVVYGLLKLPRGATIRIFKNLRICGDCHNAIKFMSKAEAREIIVRDGKRFHHFKDGECSCGNYW; encoded by the coding sequence ATGAAGAATGCGGCCCCCAATTCCTTCTACTCGCATCAGTACTTCCGGAGAACGGCGGATATCAGCGCAACGGCCAACCAATATGCCGCCAAGCTTCAGCTCTGCTTCCAGCGCGGCCCCCCTGTCTACGCTCTCGCCCCTGCCGTTCACGCCCACATGATTGCTTCTGGGTTCATCCCACGTGGCCACATACTTAACCGCCTGATTGATTTTTACTGCAAATCCTCCAACTTTAACTATGCAAAAAGACTGTTTGATGAAATCCCCCAACCAGATGTGGTTGCAAGAACCACTTTAATTGCTGCTTACTCTGCTTCCGGGAAGCCCAAGATGGCTAGAGAGATTTTTGACAAGACTCCACTAAGAATTCGTGATACTGTTTGTTATAATTCTATGATTACTTGCTATTCCCATAACAACGATGGCCATGCAGCTATTCGACTCTTCAATGAAATGAGGCAAAAGGGTTTCAGACctgataattttacatatacaaGCGTACTTGGTGCTTTGGCACTTGTAGCTGATCACGAGAGGCATTGTCAGCAGCTACACTGTGCTGTGGTCAAGTCAGGGGCTGCATCAATTACCTCAGTGGTGAACGCGCTCATATCACTTTATGTCAAGTGCGCATTATCGCCATTTTCCTCGTCTTCTTCACTGATGGCTTCGGCAAGGGAGTTATTTGATGAGATGCTGGAAAAGGATGAATTATCATGGACGACAATCATCACGGGGTatgtgaaaaatgaagatcTCGATGCTGCTAGGGAAGTTTTTGACGGGATGGATGAAAAGTTGGTGGTGGCATGGAATGCTATGATTTCTGGGTATGTGCAGAAGGGTATGGTGTTCGCGGTGTTTGAAATGTTCAGAAAGATGCACTCTTTGGGGATTAAGCATGATGATTTTACCTATACCAATGTCCTCAGCGCCTGTGCTGATGCTGAGTTGTTTCTTCATGGCAAGCAAGTTCATGCGTACATCCTGCGGACAGAGGCAAAACCTGCTCGGGATTTCATGATTTCTGTGAATAATGCTTTGATTACATTGTATTGGAAATGTGGTAAAATTGACCAAGCAAGAAGTATTTTTGACTCAATTTGCACTAAGGATCTTATTTCTTGGAATGCAATTTTATCAGCTTATGTTAGTGCCGGGAGAATTCATGAGGCAAGATCCATTTTTGATCAGATGTCTGAGAAGAACATGTTATCTTGGACGGTTATGATATCAGGATTGGCCCAACATGGGTTAGGTGAAGAGGCTTTGAAGTTTTTCAACAAGATGAAGTCATCTGGGTTGGAACCATGTGACTATGCATTTTCAGGAGCCATTACCTCTTGTGCTGTACTTGCAGCTTTGGAACAAGGGCGCCAACTCCATGCTCAGCTTATCCGGCTTGGTTTTGATTCAAGCCTTTCTGCTGGAAATGCCCTAATAACAATGTATTCTAGATGCGGTGTCCTTGATGCTGCGCGCAATGTGTTTCTTACCATGCCTTGTCTGGATTCTGTGTCTTGGAATGCTATGATAGCAGCCTTTGGACAACATGGACATGGTGCCGAAGCGCTAGAACATTTTGAATATATGTTGGAAGAACAGATATTGCCTGACCGCATTACATTCCTCACAGTCCTCTCTGCATGTAGTCATGCAGGTTTAGTTGAAGAAggacaaaattatttcaattctaTGGAGAAAGTATATGGCATAACTCCTGGTGAAGATCATTATGCGCGGTTAATTGATTTGTTGTGTCGAGCTGGAAAATTGATGGAAGCCAAAAATGTGACTCAGACTATGCCTTTCCAGCCTGGAGCACCAATTTGGGAAGCTTTACTTGCTGGCTGTCGGCTTCATGGTGACATGGATTTAGGGGTGTATGCTGCTGAACAACTCTTTGAGATGATTCCGCAACATGATGGCACCTATATACTTTTGGCAAATATGTTCGCCTCTGCAGGCCGATGGGGTGAAGTGGCAATGGTTCGAAAATTTATGAGGGATCGAGGTGTGAAGAAAGAGCCTGGTTGTAGTTGGCTTGAGGTTGAAAATAAGGTGCACGTATTTTTAGTTGATGACACAGTGCACCCTGAGGTGCAAGCAGTTTACAGTTATCTGAAGGAGTTGGTACTCAAGTTAAGGAAATTGGGATATGTTCCGGACACTAAGTATGTCCTGCATGATATGGAGTCGGAACAGAAAGAACATGCCTTGTCTACTCATAGTGAGAAGCTGGCAGTTGTATATGGACTCCTTAAACTTCCTCGTGGCGCCACCATTAGGATCTTCAAGAACCTACGTATTTGTGGGGACTGTCACAATGCAATCAAGTTCATGTCCAAAGCAGAGGCTAGAGAGATTATTGTGAGAGATGGAAAGAGGTTTCATCATTTCAAGGATGGTGAATGCTCTTGTGGTAATTACTGGTGA